GCCAGCACGGCCGGCTCGAGCAAACCGCGCGGATCACGCCCCGCCGTTGCCGAAATAGACACTTGGCTCGTCTGTGTAAGCCGCGAGAGCGGCACTCGCGTGGTCAGCGTAGCCGACGCCGGCAACGCCATTGCACACCGCAGCGAGCGCAATGCGCCTCGCGCCGGCAGCCGTGAAAACGCTTCGCACAACGCGGCCGAGATAGCCGCCCGGTCGATGAAATCTCCGCCTATTACTACGCCCGGCTCAAGCAGAACCTCCTCTAGCCGCTCAACACAAACCGGCCGGTTCGCCTGCAACCGCTTGCTGACAACAGCGAGCCTCACGGCTCCCTCGGTAATGTCGATACCGGCTGCAAACCGGCGCGTAACGGTCAAGACCGATCCGCGCAATAGTGTTTCCGTACCCATGCTCACCCTCTCGTTCCAGGCCGCGCACCGAACCGTTCGAGCGCTGGCAATGAAACGATTGTGGGCAGCTGCGGTGGTTGCCACCACTCGTCCAAGTGGCTAACGTAAAGGGGAGATGGGCTTAAAAGGCTCTGATGCCGACGGGCACGAAACAAGCATGGACAACGCTTAAAAGAAGCGATGCAAACGTTAGCCGTCTCAGTCCGTCAACGCTTATCGTGATGAAAAAGGTGCCGCCGCACCCTGCGCGCAACACCCCAAGTAAGCCAGACGAAAGCCGCAAAGTTGGGCAGCTATAATCGCGGAACCGTTTTTTGGTGGTGCCATGCAATCTCAGTCTCCGTCGTCCCCTCCGTCCCGTCATCCCGACTCCCCGAAGCGTGTTCGCCCGCTCTGGATCAGGCTTCTGCTCGGATTGTTAATTTGTATTGTCGGGATGATTGTCAGCGCGGGGCTCGTGCTGGGTTATGCGTTGGTGGTGGCCCAGCCCAATCTGCCGTCCCTTGAGGCGCTCACCGACTACCGCCCGAAAGTGCCCCTTCGGATCTACACGGCGGATCACGTGCTGATTGGCGAATTCGGTGAAGAACGGCGTAGCGTGGTGCGTATCCAGGACGTGCCGGATTACCTCAAGAAGGCAGTGCTCGCCATTGAAGACGCGCGTTTCTACGACCACGGCGGCGTTGACCTGACCGGCATCCTGCGCGCTGGCGCGGTGGCGCTGACAAACGGCCATGCGTCCCAGGGCGCAAGTACGATCACCATGCAGGTCGCGCGAAATTTCTTCTTGTCGAGCGAAAAAACTTACACCCGCAAGATCTACGAGATGCTGCTCGCTTACAAGATCGAGCGCGCGTTGACGAAAGACCAGATTCTCGAGGTCTACATGAACCAGATTTATCTGGGACAGCGCGCTTATGGCTTCGCGAGTGCCGCGCGGGTCTATTTCGGCAAGGACCTGAAGGACATCACGCTCGCCGAAGCAGCCATGCTTGCGGGCTTGCCGAAAGCGCCGTCAGCTTACAACCCGGTCGTCAATCCGAAACGCGCGAAAGTGCGCCAGCAATACATCCTGGAACGGATGCTCGAACTGCATTACATCACGCAGCAACAATATGAAGACGCCGCGAAACAACCGCTTGTGGTGAAGGGCGCCGGACGCGAGTTCAGTGTGCACGCCGAGTACGTGGCGGAAATGGTGCGCCAGATGATGTACACGCAATATCGCGAGGAGGCTTATACGCTGGGCCTGAACGTGGTGACGACCATCGATTCCGCCGATCAGGACGCGGCGTATCGCGCCGTGCGCAAAGGACTGATGGATTATGAACACCGGCATGGGTATCGCGGGCCGGAAGCGTACATTGATCTGCCTACGGACCCCGACGATCGCGAGCAGGCTATAGACGACGCCCTCGTCGACCATCCCGACAACGGCGAGATCGTGGCGGCGGTCGTCACCGAGGCTGGTCCCAAGCAAGTGAAGGCGAGTTTCATCGATGGCAACACCGCGGTCGTTCAAGGCAACGATCTGCGTTTTGTCGCGAGCGCGCTCAGCACGCGGGCGCAGCCGAACCAGCGCATCCGGCCGGGCGCGATCGTGCGTCTGATGAAAAACGACGACGACAACTGGGTCATCACGCAACTGCCGCAAGTGGAAGGCGCGTTCATTTCCATCGTGCCGCAGGACGGCGCGATCCGCGCGCTGGTGGGCGGCTTCGACTTCAACAAGAACAAGTTCAATCACGTCACGCAGGCGTGGCGTCAGCCGGGTTCGAGCTTCAAACCGTTTATCTATTCGGCGTCGCTGGAAAAGGGCTTATCGCCTGCGACCATCATCAACGACGCCCCGCTGTACTTCAGCGCCGCTGAAACGGGCGGCCAGGCGTGGGAGCCGAAGAACTACGGCGGCGGTTTCGACGGCCCCATGCCCATGCGCACGGCGTTGATGAAATCGAAAAACCTGGTCTCCATCCGCATCCTGAACAACATCGGCGCGAAATATGCGCAAGGCTACGTGACGAAGTTCGGTTTCGATGCCTCGCGTCAACCCGCGTATCTGCCTATGGCGCTCGGTGCAGGCCAGGTCACGCCGCTGCAAATGGCGACGGGCTATTCGGTGTTCGCGAATGGTGGATATCGCGTGAATCCCTATCTGATAGCGGATATCACCGATCCGCGCGGCGCCGTGGTCTCGCATCCGCAGCCGCTGGTCGCAGGCGACACCGCGCCGCTCGCCATTACGCCGCGCAATGCTTATGTGATGAACAGCCTGCTTCAAAGCGTGGCGCAACGCGGTACGGGCGCGAGAACGAACCAGCTGAAGCGGACCGATCTTGCGGGCAAGACCGGCACGACGAACGATTCCCACGACGCGTGGTTCGCCGGTTACCAGCATTCGCTGGTGGCCATCGCCTGGATTGGGTACGACACGCCGCGCAGTCTCGGCGACAAGGAAACGGGCGGCGGACTCGCACTGCCGGTGTGGATGGACTACATGAGCCGGGCGTTGCGCGGGGTGCCGGAATACAAGTCGACCATGCCGCCCGATGTGGTCTCGCTAGGCGGTGAACTCTATTTCGACGACATGACACCGGGCCATGGTTTCGTCGCAACTATCGGCGTGAGTCAGGCCGTGCCGGAAGATGTCAGCGGCACAGCGACTGTGCCCGCGCCACAGGTCGGCGAGCAGGAAAAGCAGGACATCATGAATCTGTTCAAAGGACAGTAAGTCCTGAATTCAAGCTCCGGCCAGTCCGGGGCTTGAGCGCCAAATCAAACGGCAGATATCAAGCTGAGAATCGGATCGGCTCGCCGGCCTGTTCGCTGGCGTACTGGCTGAGCGCTTCAAAAAACTCGCTGCCATCACGCGTGTTGCGCCATGCGCCGTCCACATAGCGGTAGTGAAAGCCGCCCGCTTTTGCCGCAAGCCAGAGCTCGTGCATCGGTGGCTGCAAGTTCACGATCAGCTTCGTACGATTCTCGAATTCGAGCGTTAAAACATTACCGCTGCGCTCGAATTCGACATCGGCTTCGAGGCCGTCCACGTCCCGCTCGATGGCCGCCAGCGCAGCCTCGGCGAGGGTCAGGTATTCGTTGTCGGTCATGCTAAACTCCATCGATTAATTAGTCAGGGACAGCAATGCAAGTCGTCTTTCGGATGAGCGCGATTGTAGCGGCTTTGGCCATTTCCGCCGGCACGCTGCTCGCCGCCTGTGGTCAGCGTGGACCGCTCTACTTGCCCACCACTCCGCCGATCCCGGCGCGTCCCGCCAGCATGCAGCCGTTGCCGGCGAGCAATGCGGAAAGCGCGAGCGCGCCGGCGAGCAATGCGGAAAGCGCGAGCGCGCCGGCGGCAGCATCCTCGGCCTCGGCTGTGGAGAGTACCGGCGACGTTCCCGACACATCCGGCACGGCACTGTCACTCTCCCCTGACGACAACATGAAGTCACCCGAGTCGGCATCGGCACCCAAAGCCGCTTCCTCCGGCGAATAATCGCTGCCGCACCGCGCTTGAGCCGAATCCGGCCAAGCGCGCCAGCAAAACCAGAAAACTCATGACTCAATCCGTATTCTCGCGCTCCGAAGGCGTGCTGCAGGTCGAAGGCGTCTCGGCCGCGTCGCTGGCCGAGCAGTTCGGCACACCGCTCTATGTATATTCGCGCAGCGCGTTGACTGACGCATATAAAGCTTATGCCGATGCCTGCAACGGCCGCCGCGCCACTATCCACGTAGCTGTGAAAGCCAACAGCAACCTCGCGGTGCTGAACGTATTCGCGCGACTTGGCGCGGGCTTCGACATCGTCTCGTCGGGTGAACTGGCGCGCGTGCTGGCTGCGGGCGGCAAGGCCGAAAACACCGTGTTTTCCGGCGTCGGCAAGACGACGGCAGAAATGCGCGAAGCACTCGATGCCGGCGTGAAGTGCTTCAACGTCGAGTCCATTCCCGAACTGCACGCGCTGAACGAAGTGGCCAAAGCCGCGGGCAAACAAGCGCCGGTATCGCTGCGCGTGAATCCTGACGTCGACGCCAAAACGCATCCGTATATTTCCACGGGCCTGAAGTCGAACAAGTTCGGCGTGGCATTCGCCGATGCTCGCGCGACCTACGAGCAAGCGGCGGCTATGTCGAACCTCGACGTGATCGGGATCGACTGCCATATCGGTTCGCAGATCACCGAAGTGAGCCCGTATCTCGACGCCGTCGACAAATTGCTGGACCTCGTTGAGCAGATCGAAGCGGACGGCACGAACATTCATCACGTCGATGTCGGCGGTGGACTCGGCATCACGTACGACGATGAAACGCCGCCTGCTATCGGGGAATTCGTGCGCGCGGTGCTCGCGCATATCGATGAACGCGGGCACGGTCATCGCGAAGTATATTTCGAGCCGGGCCGCTCGCTGGTCGGCAACGCGGGCGTGTTGCTTACGCGCGTGGAATACCTGAAACCGGGTGAAGAGAAAAATTTCGCCATCGTCGACGCCGGCATGAACGACCTCGCGCGTCCAGCGATGTATCAGGCATTTCACCGCATGGAAGCGGTGGAAAAGCGTGCGACGAAAGCGCAGCTCTACGACGTGGTCGGTCCTGTTTGCGAAAGCGGTGACTGGCTCGGCAAAGATCGGGAACTTGCCATCGAACAAGGCGATCTGATCGCGATTTTCTCAGCGGGCGCCTACGGTTTCGTGATGAGCTCGAACTACAACACGCGCCCGCGCGCCGCTGAAGTCATGGTCGATCGTGAACGTGCCCGGCGAGTGCGTGAACGAGAAGAAGTGACTCAGTTGTTCGCGGGCGAATCGATTTTCCCGGACTGACTTCAGTTGGTCCGATCAGCATGAAAAAGGGCGACGCCATTCAAGCGTCGTCCTTTTTCATGCATGTCTCGATCATTCGGCCAGAGCTACACCGCGCGTACCCGAGTAATTCGCGAGCGCAGCCAGACAATCACCCGCCACGCCAGCAAGATCACCACGATCGAACCATAGATCTTCGGCAAGATGAGATCGTGCTTGCCCGCTTTCATCCACCAGAAGTGCAGGATCGCGAGCACGGCGATCGGATAGATCAGCCTATGCAGCGTTTGCCAGCGGCGACCGAGCTTCCTGACCATCGCTTTCGGCGACGTCACGGCGAGCGGGATCAGCAGCACGAACGCCGAGAAACCCACCAGGATGAACGGCCGCTTGACGATGTCCTTGAGGATGGCGAAGACATCGAACCATTTGTCGAACCAGACGTATGTGGTGAAGTGCAGCACGACATAGAAGAACGCAAATAGCCCGAGCATCCGTCGAAAACGCAGCAGCGAGTTCAGGCCGGTCAGTCGGCGAACCGGCGTAACAGCAAGCGTGATGCACAGGAAAACGAGCGTCCACAGGCCGGTCGAGCGGGTAATGAATTCGATCGGATTAGCGCCCAAACCGCCTGTGAAACCGAGCAGAACGATACGCGCGAGCGGATACAACCCGCCAAGAAATACAGCCACTTTCGCCGGCACGATCCAGTTCGCGCTACCTACCGCAACACGCGCTACCGGCTTTGTTTTGACATCGGAAGCCACTGCCATTCTTATCCCCTAAACCTTAAAAATTGGCCTTGAGATCCATGCCGCGATACAACGACGCAACCTGATCGCCGTATCCGTTGAACATCAGCGTCTTGCGCTTTGGCGTGAAAAAACCGTCCTCGCCAATGCGCCGTTCCGTTGCCTGGCTCCAGCGCGGATGATCGACGTTCGGGTTCACGTTCGAGTAAAAGCCATACTCTTTCGGCGCATATTCACTCCAGCTCGTTTTCGGCTGTTGCTCGACAAAACGAATCTTCACCAACGATTTCGCGCTCTTGAAGCCGTATTTCCATGGCACCACTACACGCACTGGCGCGCCGTTCTGATTCGGCAGCACTTCACCGTACAAACCGACGGTCAGCAGCGCCAGCGGATTCATCGCCTCGTCCATGCGCAAACCTTCGGAATACGGCCAGTCGAGAATCGGGTCAGACAGCCCGGGCATTTGCGAGGGATCGGCGAGCGTGATGAATTGAACGTACTTCGCATTGCCCGTTGGCTGCGCCCGCTTGATGATTTCGGACAGCGGAATACCGATCCACGGGATCACCATTGACCACCCTTCCACGCACCGCAGCCTATACACGCGCTCCTCGAGCGGCGCGAGTTTCACGATTTCATCGATGTCATACACCTTCGCGTTCTTGATCTCACCTTCCACCGATATCTTCCACGGCCGCGGCCGAAGCGTGTGCGCGTTTTGCGCGGGATCGGCCTTGTCCGTGCCGAACTCGTAGAAGTTGTTGTAGCTCGTGATGTCCTTGAACGGCGTCACCTTGTCCAGCGCGACGAACTTCGTGTTCGTGGTCGCGGCAAGCTTCTGGCCCTTTGCATCGGGCGATGTCATCGTGGCGAGCGCTTCGCCGTTCACGCCAACGAGTCCCGTCGCGGCCAGCGCACCCGCGGCGCGCAACACGCGCCGGCGGTTCTCGAAGAACGCGCGCGGCGTGATCTCGCTTCGGGCGATGTCGTCCCCGAAAAGCTGACGTGTATGTTTCATAACCATTTCGATACCCCTGACATTCGTGTTGCGGCCCGCGTCCACGTCGCCGCTGCTATAGCTATATTCGTGGCAAACACCGAATCGGTTTCAGCTATTCCGCTCAGGCAATAAAAAAACCGCCAGCAAATCTTGCGTGGCGGTTTTTTGTCGGCGTTTAGCGGCAGATATTACAGCTTGCCGTAACTATGCAGGCCGGAGAGGAACATATTGACGCCCAGGAACGCGAACGTGGTGACCAGCAAACCGGTCAATGCCCACCATGCGGCCACCGAGCCACGCAGACCCTTCATCAGGCGCATATGCAGCCAGGCGGCGTAATTCAGCCACACAATCAGCGCCCACGTTTCCTTCGGGTCCCAGCTCCAGTAACCGCCCCACGCTTCAGCAGCCCACAACGCACCAAGAATAGTCGCGATGGTGAAGAACGCGAAACCGACCGCGATTGACTTGTACATCACGTCGTCGAGCACTTCGAGCGATGGCAGGCGATCCGCCAGGATGCCGCGTTCCTTGACGAGATAAGCGACGCCAACCATGGCCGCCAGCGCAAAACTGCCATAACCGATGAAATTCGCCGGCACGTGGATTTTCATCCACCAGCTTTGCAGCGCGGGCACGAGCGGCTGGATCTGCTGGGCATCGCGGGCGATCGAATACCACATCAGGAAGCCGACCGCCGCGCTGATCACCAGCAGCACGAACGCGCCCATTGCGCGCGTGCTGTAGTGCTGCTCGTAGTACAAATAAAACAGCGACGTAATCAGGCAGAACAGCACGAAAACTTCATACAAGTTCGAAATAGGGATGTGACCGACGTCCGAACCGATCAGGTAAGACTCGTACCAACGCACCATCAGACCGGTGAAGCCCATCAACACTGCTGCCCAGGTCATCTTCGAACCAATCGCGCCGCCAGTAGGCGAACGCGAAAGCAAGCCGATCCAGTAGAACACGGTGGCCAGCACAAGCAGCGCGCTCATCCACAAGATGGCCGACTGACTCGACAAGAAGTATTTGAGGAAGAAGTTGGTGTCGGCGCGGGCGAGGTCCCCGTGATAAAGCTGCAACGACAACAACGACATCACCGCGATGCACGCAATCAGCAGCCGCACCGGCTTCCAGCGCCATCCGAGCACCACGAACACCGGCACGGCGCAGCACAGCACCAGCTTGTCGTAATAGTTCATGAACGGGTAATACCGGAACAGCGCGAAACCCGCGCCGGCAACCATCGCTAGCGCGAACAGCCAGTCGGTCGCGCCGAGACGCTTGAGAAACGGACGTTCGTCGAAGAGGTCCGGATCGACGGGCACTTTGCCCGCGCGCTGTTGCGCAAGAGTCGAATGCGAGGAGGCTTGTGTGAGGTCCATGTTCTTACCGAGTTGAATCCTGCGAGCCGGTGGACTTGGTGTCCGCGGGCGTTTGCGGTGATGAGGACACCGGCTGTGACTTGACGCCCAGCATGGCGCCGATCGCGTCGCGCGTTCGCGCGAACTCCTTCTCGTAATCGATCGTACGCCGTGCAGTGGACATTGCCATCAACACGCTCGTGTCGCCCGTTGCCGTGTCTTTGAGCCAGAACCAGAGACGACGTTCACGCACGTAAAACATCGAGAAAATGCCGAATACGAGCAGAAGGCTGCCAAGATACACCACTTTTTTGCCCGGTGCGCGCGTCAACTGGAACACGGAAGCCTGGATCTGCTTAAACGAATCGAGTTGCAGAAAAACCGGCGATCCGTACAGAAAGCTGTCCGAAAGTGCATTGATCGACGATTGCACGAATTGCGTGTTTTTCGCGTCCGGCGGCGCTTCCGGCAGGCCGTTCTGAGCCCGCGAAATCTGCCAAAGATCCCAAGTCGCGCCTTCCAGCATGCGCAGCAACAAACCTGCCGCCTTTTCCTGCTCGCCCTTGGGCACGGATTTATCGATAAAACCCGCTATTGCCTGGAAACCGCCCAACGTGGCGCCCGGCTGCCCTGGGACCGCCGCCACGCCGGTTTCGTCCGCGCCCGCGAACAGGTTCAGCACCCGCGACGCGCTTTCTTCCAGATGTTTCTGCAAGTCCGCGTTCGCTTCCGGCACCGAGCGCTTCGCGAAACGACGCGCCGCTTCATCGCGCATGGCGGGCGTTTCCAGAGCGGCGCGCAGGTTCATCCACTGCTTGATCGAGCTTTGGTCGTCGGCGGGAATGCGCAAATAGCGGAACGGATCGTTCGGGCTGAGACGCATGCCGGCGAGGAACATCGGCTGGCCTTGTACGTCGACCGGCAGCATGTAGTTGTTGAACTCGCGCGCCTGACCATCCGTGCCCCGTACCTTGTATTGCACCGATGGCCCGACGTTACGTAGATCCGTCGGCTTCGACGTCTTCGCGCCAGAACCCAGCCGTTCGTCAAAGGCCTGCTTCAGCGTCTGCGTCTGGGCGACACCACGGGTATCGATCGAACCGTTGCCGTCGGTGACGTTTTCGACGTTGATCGCGCGGAAATCGGTGAACTCCACGGTTTCGCCCTGACCGCCAATGATCTGCGGGTTCATTGGCGCCGTCCCACCAATGGCGCCATCGAACGGCGTGGTTTTCGCGCTGCCGCCGGTCATGGGCCACGCGGTCATGGCGAGTTTCGAGCCGCCGTCCTGGAAGCTCGATTGATAGATCGAAATACCGTCGTACGTGAACGGTTCATTCACCTCCACACGTGCCGGGATGCGCTTGCCGGTCGCATGATCGATCACGACGATATCGCTCGCAAACAGCTTCGGCATGCCCGTCGAGTAATAGTCGACGATGAATTTATTAAGCTGGATGGAGAACGGCAGATCCTGGATCAGCGAGCCGTCCTGCTGATTCAGGATGGCCGTTGCGACATGCTGCCCTTCCGGCACCCAGGCGTAACCGCGGAACGTGGGATTCGACGTCGGCAGCCGGTGATTCGGCGCGATGTCGTTGATGACTTCGTTCGATGCGATCGGTGTCTTGTTGAATAGCAGCATCTGCAGCTTGATCGGCAAATTGCTGTCCAGCAAGCCGCCAATGCAGATGATCACGAACGCCAGATGCGCGGAGATATAACCGAGCTTCGTCAGCGCGCCACGCTTGGCCGCGATCAGCGTCGCCCCGCTATCCGTCTCGCGCGTGACGAGCTTGTAGCCCATCTTGCCCACGAGGCGCTGCAACTTGGCGGCGGTCTCAGCACGCGACCCTGCCACCTGCGGGAATTCGCCCTTGTGATGAAACGCCCGCAGACTGCCTTCGTGCACCCGATCCTTCCAGCTCTTCATGTCCGCGATCATCTTCGGACCATTGCGGATCACGCACAATGACACTGAGATCACCAGGAACATCAGGATCAGCAAGAACCACCACGCGCTATATACGTTGTAGAGGCTCAGGCCGCGGAAAATATCGGCCCAGAACGGACCGAACTGATTGACGTAGTTCGGGTACGGATCTTCCTGCGTAAGTACCGTACCAATAATGCTTGCTATCGCGAGAATCACGAGCAGAGCGATGGCGAAGCGCATCGAACTGATTGTTTCGATAGCGTGGCGTACGCTGCTACGGTTCGACTTCGACTGCAATCCCGACGTGGTGACGCTCATTCAAACTCCGGCTGAACAGCAAAAAAGGGTGGAGACGCGAGCGGTCTTTGACCGGCATCCCACCCTTTTTCTTATTTTGCGCGCCGGCCTCGTCGGGCCGGCTTCGTACGTCGTTCGGCTATGACTTTAAGCCATGACTTCTGGACTATGACTCGCACATGTGACGTCCGGGCGACGCTGCGCGCATCTTAATGCAGACCCGCACTTGATGCAGGCGGGTCGTACGGACGATTACAGACCGTCAGCAAAGCTTATTGACCGTCAATGAAGGCCCGCAATGTAGTCTGCAACCGCCTTCACTTCCGCCTCATTCAAGCGCAGTGCGATGGTGTGCATTGGCTCACTGTTGTTGCGCGTGCCCTGTGCAAACGCAGTGAGTTGCGCGGCCGTGTAGTCGGACCATTGGCCCGACAACCGCGGATACTGCACCGGTACGCCCATGCCCGTTGCCCCATGACACGCGGCACACGCCGGGACACCCCTGTCGGCAACGCCGCCGCGGTAAATCTTCTGCCCGACCGGCACGGTGTTCTTGTCACGCGCGTAGCCCGGCTTAGCCTTCTGTGTCTCAAAATACGCAGCCACGTTGACCATGTCCTGATCGTTCAACGCACCCGCAATGCCGGCCATGATCGGGTTCTTGCGCGCCGGCTCTTTCGCGCCCGGCTGCGTCTTGTAATCCTTCAACTGCTTGACGATGTACTCGGCATGCTGGCCTGCGAGCTTCGGAAACGCGCCGCCGGCGCTGTTGCCGTCTGCTCCGTGACATGCTGCGCAAACCTGGGTGGCAATTGCCTGGCCCCTCGTCACGTCAGGCTTGGCGGGGACTCCGGGCGTACCCGATGCACCTGCGTCTGCCGCTTGCGCTGTGACTGTCCAGCCTACCAACCCCGCTCCTAATGCTGCTGCTAATTCCAGGACCATCAGAGTCTTGTACAGTCGGTTCATTCGCGTACCCTGTTTTTCGTCTTGTGAGAATGTGAGGTTCTGCAAAAAACGACGGTTACCGATGCACTGCAAGACACCCGACAGAGGACTCGATACGGGATAAAAAGTCACCCGGCGCGCGCCCTGAAATCTGTCTTCTAACCTGTCTCACTCCTTATCCCGCTTGGGTCTTGCGTGCCCTGGCTGGTCTTCGTACAACCGTCGTATTGTACAATAACTCGCTAAACGCAAAGACGCCAGTCGGGGCAAGCCCAGTATTCAGTGGCTCCTTACAGCTCGAGTTTCCACAGAATTTCACTTTCGGTCTTCCCATGTCGTCATTTCTGCTCCATCAAGCCCGTTTCTTTACAACGGTCAATCACCTGAAGGACCTGCCGCCGACGGCCCAGCCGGAGATCGCTTTCGCGGGCCGCTCGAATGCCGGCAAGTCGACGGCTATCAACCTGCTGTGCAACCAGAAGCGGCTGGCGTTCGCCAGTAAGACGCCCGGGCGCACGCAGCACATCAACTACTTCGCCATAGGCCCGGCGGACCAGCCCAGGGCGCATGTGGTCGACTTGCCGGGGTATGGGTACGCGGAAGTCTCGGGCAATGCCAAGCTACACTGGCAACAGCTACTGTCCACGTATTTGCAAAGCCGCGCGCAGTTGGTCGGCATGATCCTGATGATGGATTCACGCCGTCCGCTGACCGAACTCGACAAGATCATGCTCGAGTGGTTTGCGCCCACCGGAAAGCCGATTCACGCTTTATTGACCAAATGCGACAAATTGACGCGACAGGAAAGCATCAATACGTTGCGCGCAACCAAGAAAGCGTTCGAGGAGTACACGGCGGCCGGATATCGCGGCGAATTGACGCTGCAGCTCTTCTCCGCGCTAAAGCGCGTCGGGCTGGATGAAGCCCACGAGAAAATCGAAAGCTGGCTGATTCCGAAGGCAACCGAGGAAATCGCTCCAGAAGACGAAGCGCAGTGAGATAGATCAGGTGCCGTCTAGGGACAGGCTTTGCGGGCAAATGTTGGGATGATTCGTGCAGCTGGCATAAAAAAACCCGCCGCATGACGGCGGGTCAAACAGCCTGATCGAATCCTTCGATCATCACAGGCACCCGCTCAGGGAGGAGAAGCGGGGAGCTCGGCGCCAAGCGCCTACCTCGATCGGTATGATATACCATTGTCTCGAAAAGGTTCTGGAGGCGGTCGTGCCGCATGTCTGCAGCGGTCGCGACAGTTGAGCCAGCAGCCGTTCCCCCGAATCGCGTTATCCATCATCCCCCAAACAAAGTCATGAGCTTCTATCCGCATCATCGTCCGCGCCGCATGCGCCGTGACGACTTTTCGCGCCGCCTGATGCGCGAAAATCTGCTGACTACAAACGATCTGATCTATCCCGTTTTCATTGTCGAAGGATCGAATGTGCGTCAAGCCGTTCCGTCCATGCCGGGCGTGGAGCGTACATCCGTCGATTTGCTGATGAAGGTGGCCGAGCAGTGCGTCGAACTCGGCGTTCCGGTCATCTCGCTGTTCCCCGCTATTGAACCCTCGCTGAAAACGCCTGATGGCCGCGAAGCGACGAACCCTGAAGGCCTGATTCCGCGTGCCGTTCGAGAGTTGAAGAAGCACTTTCCCGAACTGGGTGTGCTTACCGATGTCGCGCTCGACCCTTACACGAGCCACGGACAGGACGGTGTCCTCGACGAACATGGCTACGTCATCAACGACGAAACCAGCGAAATTCTCGTTGAACAGGCGCGTGCACAGGCCGAAGCGGGCGTGGATATTGTTGCGCCGTCGGACATGATGGACGGTCGGATCGGCGCAATTCGCGAGATGCTCGAGAGCGACGGACACATTCACACGCGGATCATGGCGTACGCCGCGAAGTACGCGTCGGCGTTCTACGGCCCGTTCCGCGATGCCGTCGGCTCCGCTGCGAATCTCGGCAAGAGCAACAAGATGACGTACCAGATGGACCCGTCGAATTCCGATGAAGCCTTGCGCGAAGTGCGGATGGATATCGAGGAAGGCGCGGACATGGTGATGGTCAAGCCGGGCATGCCGTATCTGGACATTGTGTATCGCGTGAAGGAGGAGTTTCGCTTTCCGACTTACGTGTACCAGGTCAGCGGTGAGTACGCGATGATCAAGGCCGCCACGCAAAACGGCTGGCTCGATCA
This window of the Caballeronia sp. SBC1 genome carries:
- a CDS encoding penicillin-binding protein 1A: MQSQSPSSPPSRHPDSPKRVRPLWIRLLLGLLICIVGMIVSAGLVLGYALVVAQPNLPSLEALTDYRPKVPLRIYTADHVLIGEFGEERRSVVRIQDVPDYLKKAVLAIEDARFYDHGGVDLTGILRAGAVALTNGHASQGASTITMQVARNFFLSSEKTYTRKIYEMLLAYKIERALTKDQILEVYMNQIYLGQRAYGFASAARVYFGKDLKDITLAEAAMLAGLPKAPSAYNPVVNPKRAKVRQQYILERMLELHYITQQQYEDAAKQPLVVKGAGREFSVHAEYVAEMVRQMMYTQYREEAYTLGLNVVTTIDSADQDAAYRAVRKGLMDYEHRHGYRGPEAYIDLPTDPDDREQAIDDALVDHPDNGEIVAAVVTEAGPKQVKASFIDGNTAVVQGNDLRFVASALSTRAQPNQRIRPGAIVRLMKNDDDNWVITQLPQVEGAFISIVPQDGAIRALVGGFDFNKNKFNHVTQAWRQPGSSFKPFIYSASLEKGLSPATIINDAPLYFSAAETGGQAWEPKNYGGGFDGPMPMRTALMKSKNLVSIRILNNIGAKYAQGYVTKFGFDASRQPAYLPMALGAGQVTPLQMATGYSVFANGGYRVNPYLIADITDPRGAVVSHPQPLVAGDTAPLAITPRNAYVMNSLLQSVAQRGTGARTNQLKRTDLAGKTGTTNDSHDAWFAGYQHSLVAIAWIGYDTPRSLGDKETGGGLALPVWMDYMSRALRGVPEYKSTMPPDVVSLGGELYFDDMTPGHGFVATIGVSQAVPEDVSGTATVPAPQVGEQEKQDIMNLFKGQ
- the lysA gene encoding diaminopimelate decarboxylase, which translates into the protein MTQSVFSRSEGVLQVEGVSAASLAEQFGTPLYVYSRSALTDAYKAYADACNGRRATIHVAVKANSNLAVLNVFARLGAGFDIVSSGELARVLAAGGKAENTVFSGVGKTTAEMREALDAGVKCFNVESIPELHALNEVAKAAGKQAPVSLRVNPDVDAKTHPYISTGLKSNKFGVAFADARATYEQAAAMSNLDVIGIDCHIGSQITEVSPYLDAVDKLLDLVEQIEADGTNIHHVDVGGGLGITYDDETPPAIGEFVRAVLAHIDERGHGHREVYFEPGRSLVGNAGVLLTRVEYLKPGEEKNFAIVDAGMNDLARPAMYQAFHRMEAVEKRATKAQLYDVVGPVCESGDWLGKDRELAIEQGDLIAIFSAGAYGFVMSSNYNTRPRAAEVMVDRERARRVREREEVTQLFAGESIFPD
- the cyaY gene encoding iron donor protein CyaY, which translates into the protein MTDNEYLTLAEAALAAIERDVDGLEADVEFERSGNVLTLEFENRTKLIVNLQPPMHELWLAAKAGGFHYRYVDGAWRNTRDGSEFFEALSQYASEQAGEPIRFSA
- a CDS encoding lipoprotein; this encodes MQVVFRMSAIVAALAISAGTLLAACGQRGPLYLPTTPPIPARPASMQPLPASNAESASAPASNAESASAPAAASSASAVESTGDVPDTSGTALSLSPDDNMKSPESASAPKAASSGE
- the msrP gene encoding protein-methionine-sulfoxide reductase catalytic subunit MsrP, whose protein sequence is MKHTRQLFGDDIARSEITPRAFFENRRRVLRAAGALAATGLVGVNGEALATMTSPDAKGQKLAATTNTKFVALDKVTPFKDITSYNNFYEFGTDKADPAQNAHTLRPRPWKISVEGEIKNAKVYDIDEIVKLAPLEERVYRLRCVEGWSMVIPWIGIPLSEIIKRAQPTGNAKYVQFITLADPSQMPGLSDPILDWPYSEGLRMDEAMNPLALLTVGLYGEVLPNQNGAPVRVVVPWKYGFKSAKSLVKIRFVEQQPKTSWSEYAPKEYGFYSNVNPNVDHPRWSQATERRIGEDGFFTPKRKTLMFNGYGDQVASLYRGMDLKANF
- the msrQ gene encoding protein-methionine-sulfoxide reductase heme-binding subunit MsrQ is translated as MAVASDVKTKPVARVAVGSANWIVPAKVAVFLGGLYPLARIVLLGFTGGLGANPIEFITRSTGLWTLVFLCITLAVTPVRRLTGLNSLLRFRRMLGLFAFFYVVLHFTTYVWFDKWFDVFAILKDIVKRPFILVGFSAFVLLIPLAVTSPKAMVRKLGRRWQTLHRLIYPIAVLAILHFWWMKAGKHDLILPKIYGSIVVILLAWRVIVWLRSRITRVRAV